One Hyphomonadaceae bacterium BL14 genomic window, CGAGAAGACGTATCTGAAAGCGCTGGAATCGGCAGGCGCGCCGTCCATCCCGACGCTGTGGCGCGCGCGGGCCGATGACAGTGCCATCCGCGACGGCTTCGCGATGTTCGACACCGACCGGCTGGTGGTCAAGCCGCTGGTGGGCGGCGGCGCGTGGCGCCAGGCGCTGGTGCGCCGGGGCGAGGCGCTGCCCGGCGCGGACGCCCTGCCGCCGGGTGCCTGCCTGATCCAGCCCTTCCTGCCGGGTGTGCCCGAAGAGGGCGAGTATTCGCTGATCTTCTTTGGCGGTGAGTTTTCCCACGCTTTGGTCAAGCGCCCCAAGGCGGGCGATTACCGCGTCCAGTCCATGTTCGGCGCGCGTGAAGAGGTCTGGACGCCGTCTGAAGCCGAGCTGGCACTGGCGCGCAGCGTGCTGGACGCCGCCGCGCAGATCACCGGCGAGGCGGACCTGCTCTATGCGCGCGTCGACATGGTGCGCGGTCTGGACGGCCAGCTGGCCGTGATGGAGCTGGAGATTATCGAGCCGTATTTCTATCCTGAGCAGGGTCCGGACATGGGCGCGGTGTTCGCCCGCGCCCTGCAGGCCAAGCTGTCGGGCGGGGCTATTTCACCGAGGCGGTGATGCGCCCGCCGGGATGGACGATGGCGTGCTTCATGCCGGGCGAGTTGTATTGTGCGCTGACGGCGCCGGACGCGTCCACCGCGATGATCCCGCCCTCGCCGCCCAGATGTCCCACATCATCCAGCGCGCCCTTCACCGCGGCCTCCAGGTCCGCGCCGGCATAGCGCACCCGCGCCGACACATCGGCGGCAGCATTGGCGCGCATGAAGAATTCGCCCTGGCCGGTGCACGACACTGCCACGCGCTCATCGGCCCAGGTGCCTGACCCGATGATGGGCGTGTCGCCGACCCGGCCCCAGACTTTCTTCAGCGTGCCGCCCGTGGACGTGGCCGCCGCCAGCGCGCCGGAGGCATCCAGCGCCACCGCGCCCACCGTGCCGGTGGGGATGGCGCGATTGTCGGGCGCGGCCGCGGAGATGTAATACCCGTCCGGATCGCGCACGGGTGCCAGACCGTGCTCGCGGGCGAAATGGGCGGCGCCGGCACCGGCCAGCAGGACATGGGGCGTATGCTCCATCACGGCGCGTGCGGCATCCACCGGCGACAGATAGCCCTCCAGCGCCGACACCGCCCCGGCCCGGCGGGCGCGCCCGTCCATCACGGCGGCGTCCAGCTCATAGCGGCCGGCCTGGTTGGGGGCGCTGCCCTTGCCCGCCACATAGAGCCCGGAGATTTCCATGGCGCGCACCATGTCGCACACGACATCCAGGGCATCGGCACCCGCTTCCAGCGCCGCGCGGCCCTCTTCGGCCAGATTGCGCAGATGGGTGATCTCCACATCATAGGACCGCTCGGCCAGCACGCCGGCACCGCCATGCAAGACAAGGGCGGGGCGGGCGGTGGTGCGGGTCATGCAGATGTCTCCGGTGACTGTGTGGGCGTGCTCTAGCAGAGCCGGAGCCCGGCTCCAAGGCGCGCGGCCTGCGGCGGGCACCGCCCTTCGCGCATGCTTCCATCCCCCGCACAGGCGCGCTATGTCCGGTGCCACGCGCGCGGCCGCGCGGCGGCATCACAGACCACCAGCTTTCAAGGGAAAACAGTTATGGACATCAAGGGCAAAGCAGCGATCGTCACCGGCGGGGCCTCGGGCCTGGGCGAGGGCACGGCCCGGCGCCTGGCCGCCGAGGGCGCCAAGGTCGCCCTGTTCGATCTCAACGAGGCGCGCGGCCAGGCCGTGGCGGCCGAGATCGGCGGCGTGTTCGCCAAGGTCAATGTGGCCGATGTGGACAGCGTGAAGGCCGGGTTCGAGATCGCGCGCGCCGCCCACGGGCAGGAGCGGATCATGGTCAATTGCGCCGGGATCGGCTGGGCGGAGAAAACTGCGCGCCGCTCGTCCGCGGGCGATATCGTCATGCACCAGCTCGACAAGTTCGCCCTGGTGGTCAGCATCAATCTGGTCGGCTCGTTCAATTGCGCGGCGCTGTCGGCGGCGGGCATGCTGACCCTGGACCCCGATGCGTCCGGGCGCGGCGTGATCATCAACACCGCCTCTGTCGCCGCCCAGGACGGGCAGATCGGCCAGGTGGCGTACTCAGCGTCCAAGGGCGGGATTTACGGCATGACCCTGCCCATGGCGCGTGATCTGGCGCGCGAGGGCGTGCGGGTGAACACCATCCTGCCGGGCTTCTTCGAAACCCCGATCTACGAGCAGATGCCGCCGGAAGTGAAAATCAATCTCGCCAGCCATCTGCAATTCCCCCAGCGCTTCGGTACCCCGGCCGAGTTTGCCGATCTGGTCGCGTTTATGGCGAAGAACGACTACATCAACGCCGAGTGCGTGCGCCTGGACGCCGGCGCACGCATGCCGCCGAAATAGGCCGTCAGGCTTCAGACGCTTTGGAGCGGCGGCGTGCCCGGAAGAACTCTTTCAGCAGCGCCGCCGCTTCTTCGCTCCGCACGCCGCTGGTCACCTCCGGGCGCCAGTGGCAGGTGGGCTGGGTGAAGAAGCGGGGGCCGTTAGCCACCGCGCCGCCCTTCACATCGTGCGCGCCATATACCAGGCGACCGATGCGGGCATGGCTGATGGCGCCCGCGCACATGGCGCAGGGCTCCAGCGTGACATAGAGGGTGAGGCCGGTGAGCCGGTAATTGCCGATTGCCTGCGCTGCCGCGCGCAGGGCGAGGATTTCAGCATGGCCGGTGGGATCGAGCCCTGAGATCGGGGCGTTTCCGGCCTCGGCGATCACCTCGCCTGTGGCCGGATCGACGATCACGGCACCCACGGGAGTCTCGCCCGCAGACGCTGCGGCTTGCGCCCGGGCCAGCGCCCGTCCCATAAACGCATAATCGTGCGCATCGCTCATGGATGCGCCATAGCCTTGGCCCGGAGGCCAGTAAAGCCTTGAGCGAGACAGACGACGACCAGGCCGGGTCCGGCGAGCGCATCGCCAAGGCGCTGGCCCATGCCGGCGTCGCCTCGCGCCGCGAGGTGGAGCGCCTGATCGCGGCGGGCCGCGTGGCGGTCAATGGCCAGGTGCTCGACACCCCCGCCTTCAAGGTCACGCCCGACGACATCATCACGGTGGACGGCAAGGTGACCGGCCCGCGCCCGCCCACCCGGCTGTGGCGCTATCACAAGCCGGCGGGCCTGGTGACCACCCATGCCGACCCCCAGGGGCGCGAGACCGTGTTCGCCGCCTTGCCCAAGGAGCTGGGGCGGGTGATTTCGGTGGGCCGGCTCGATCTCAATTCCGAAGGCCTGATGCTGCTGACCAATGATGGTGAGCTGGCGCGGGTGCTGGAACTGCCCGCCACCGCCTGGACGCGCCGCTACCGCGTGCGCGCGTTTGGCGACGTGGACGATTCCGCACTGGCGCGCCTGGCCGGCGGCGTCACTGTGGAGGGGATCAGCTATGGGCCGGTGGAGGTGGCGGTGGACCGCCATACCGGGTCGAATGTCTGGCTCACCGTGGGCCTGAAAGAGGGCAAGAACCGGGAGGTGAGGAAAGTCCTCTCCCATGTCGGCCTGACGGTGAACCGGCTCCTGCGCACCGCCTATGGCCCGTTCCAGCTGGGCTCGCTGGAGCGCGGCAAGGTGGAGGAAGTGCGCCTGAGCGTGCTGCGCGAACAGATGGGCAAGCTTTACCGCCTCGGGCCTGACGGTCATCCGCTGAAAGCCGGCGAGGCCAGTGCGCCGGCGAAGACCGAGGACGGCGTGCGCGGCCCCGGCCGGGCGCAGCGGCGCGAACCCAAGGGACCGACCCATGCGGATCGTCGCCGGCGTCCATAAGGGCCGCCCGATTGCCGCGCCGCGCGGCATGACCACCCGGCCGACGTCGGACCGGGCGCGCGAGTCCCTGTTCAACAAGCTCGTCCATGCGCCATGGGCGCCGGACCTCACCGGTGCGCGGGTGATCGATGTGTTCGCGGGCTCCGGCGCGCTGGGCTTCGAGGCGCTGTCGCGCGGGGCGGGGTTTGTGTTGTTCGTGGAGACCGATCCTGGCGCGCGCGGTGCCATCCGCACCAATGTGGAAGCGTTCCAGGCCTTTGGCGTCACCAAGCTGCACAAGGGCGACGCGGTGGCGCTGGGCCCCAAGCCGGACAAGCTCGGCCCGCCCTTTGCGCTGGCTTTGCTCGATCCGCCCTATGGCAAGGGTCTGGGGGAGCGGGCGCTCGCCAAACTCCACGCCGGCGGCTGGCTGGCCGAGGGGGCGCTGGCGGTGCTGGAAACCGGCGCGGCGGAAGAGCCTGACCTGACGGGGTGGGATGTCTTGGACACCCAGGACAGCGGCGCGGCGCGCTTCTGGTTCGTGACGCGGGGCTGAGGCCTGCTACCCGTGTCCTGCGACCCGGCCCCTACTTCCCGTCCATCGTCTTTTCCTGCCGCGCCATCAGGGCGCGCGCCAGCGGGTCGGGCAGGATGCGGGCCAGGCCCGTCATGAACTTATAGAAGGCGCCGGGCACGCGCAGCGGCACGCCGCGCTCCACGGCGTCATAGCCGGCGGCAGCCACATCCTCGGCCTTGAGCATCCAGTAACCGGGCACGTTGGACACGGTCTCGCGCGCGCCGTTCACATCGTGAAACTCCGACCAGGTATAGCCCGGCGCGACCGCCGTGACGTGAACGCCCTGGCCCCGAATCTCGGCCCCCAGCGCCTCGGACGCCTTGATCAGCAGCGCCTTGATGCCGGGATACAGGGTGCCGGAATAGCGCGTATGGGCCTTGGCGATGGAGACCAGCGCCGAGACCGAGGAGATATTGATGATCCGCCCGAAGCCGCGCTCAGCCATGCCGGGCGCCACCAGATGCATGAGTTTGAGATAGCTGGTGACCATCAGTTCGAGAAACCGCGCCTGATCATCCCAGCCCGTCTGGCAGAAATGACCCGGCTGGCCCGCGCCGGCATTATTGACCAGGCCATCAATCTGGCGCCCGGCCCTGGCCACGGCATCGACGATGGCCTGCGGCGCGGCGGGATCGGCCAGATCGGCGGCGATCACCAGCGTGTCGACGCCATGTTTGGCCTTCATCTCGGCGGCCAGCGCCTGCAGCTTGTCCTCGCGCCGGGCCACCACGGCCAGATCCCAGCCATGGCTGGCGAACTCACGCGCGAAGGCGGCCCCGATGCCGGACGAGGCGCCGGTGACGAGAACGAGTTTGCGGGTCATGGTTAGGTCTCCTTGCAGCGAAGCGGAAGGGGGGATCAGGCGGAGGGGCGGGCTGACCGGGCCGGGTGTCCGGATGGGGGTGTGGCCAGCGCCAGGTTCGGTGCCGCCGCCAGCTCGTCACGGATCGCGTTGGCCAGGGTGCGGGTTTCGTCGGCGCGGGCCGATCCCTTGCGCCACACCAGGCCGATCTCGCGGCCCACAACCGGCGGATCGAAGGGGCGGATGGTCAGGTCCATCTGGTCGGCGAGCCCGGCATCGACCGCCATGCGGGGCAGAAGCGTCGCGCCCAGACCGCTGCGCACCATCTGGATCAGCGTGTGCAGGCTGGTAGCGGCGAAATCCGAGCGTCCCGCGCCGCGCCGCTCCGGGCTGGCCGCGCACACGGTCAGGGCGTGATCGCGCAGGCAGTGGCCGTCCTCGAGCAGCAGGAGCTGCACGCCCGCCAGCATGCCGGTGGTGAGCGTCTCCACACGGGACAGCGGATGATCGGGCGGGGCGGCGAACAGAAATTCGTCGGCCATCAGCACCTGGGTCTCCAGCCCGTCGGCCTCATAGGGCAGGGCGATGACCGCGGCGTCGAGGCGGCGATCTTTCAGCGCATCCACCAGACGGTGGGTCAGGTCCTCGCGCAGGAACAGTTCCAGCGCCGGGAAGCGTTTGCGCAGATCAGGCAGGGCGCGCGGCAGCAGGAAGGGCGCGATGGTGGGGATGACGCCGAGCCGGAATGGCCCGGTGAGCGGCTGGCCGGCGGCGCGGGCGGCGTGAACCAGGTCTTCGGCCTCGGTCAGGACGACGCGGGCGCGCGCCACAGCCGTTTCGCCCGCCGGGGTCAGGGCCGCGCCCCTTGCGCTGCGCTCCACCAGGGTGGCGTTGAGGATGCCTTCCAGCTCCTTGATGGCAGCTGACAGGCTGGGCTGGGTGACGTGGCTCATCTCGGCAGCGCGTGAAAACGTGCCGTGATCGGCCAGCGCGACCAGGAAGCGCAGTTGGCGCAGCGTGGGCAGAAGCGTGCTCATGTGGATCGAGATAGGCTATGGGGGCCAGAGTGACAATCCATTGGATTTATCGACCCCGGTGCCCACATGCAGGCCCTGATGCTGCGTTGCGGCGAAGTTTATTGCAGCGCAGCGAAGCTGGCGTGGCCCTGCCACGCCGGTGCAGTCGCAGGTTCAAGGTTCAACAGGAGAGTTACATGCTCGGTATTGGCGACAAGCTGCCCGAATTCGAAGTCACCGGCGTAAAGCCGAAATTCAACGCGCACGAGGAAAACGGCCAGTCGGCCTTCGAGCCGATCACCCATGAGAGCTTTCCCGGCAAGTGGAAAGTGATCGTGTTCTACCCGAAGGATTTCACCTTCGTGTGCCCGACCGAGATCGTGGCCTTCGCGCAGCTGAACGGCGAGTTTGCCGATCGCGACGCGGTGGTGATGACCGGCTCCACCGACAACGAGTTCTGCAAGCTGGCCTGGCGCCGCGAGCATGCCGACCTGCGCTCGCTGGATCAGTGGCAGTTCGCGGACCCGACCGGCTCGCTGGTGGACGCGCTGGGCGTGCGCTCGCCTGAAGGCGCGGCCTATCGCTACACCTACATCATCGACCCGCACGGCGAGATTCAGCACGTCTATGCGAACAATCTCAATGTCGGCCGTAACCCGGAAGACACGCTGCGCGTTCTCGATGCGCTGCAGACCGACGATCTCTGCCCGTGCAACCGCCAGGTCGGCGGCGACACGTTGGCGGCCTAACCACCGCCCTCAGCCTGGGGCCGGACGGGTGACCCCCGTCCGGCCCCAGCGCGCTTCTTCACGCCTCCTCCCCCATAAAAAATCAGGAATGCCCCGATGAGCCTCGACGCGCTGAAAGACTCCCTTCCCGACTACGCCAAGGACATCAAGCTGAACCTGTCCTCACTGGCGCGCGAAACCGTGCTGGACGAGCAAAAGAAGTTCGGCTGCTTCCTGGCCAGCGCCTATGCCGTCGGCGAACCGGCCGTGGTGCGTGCGCTGAGCGCCGAGTTCGAAGGCAAGCTGTCGCCCGAAGCCGCTGGCGCCGCCAAGGCCGCTGCCGCCATCATGGGCATGAACAATGTCTATTACCGCTTCGTGCACTTGTCTTCGTCCAAGGATTACAAGACCCTGTCGGCGCGCCTGCGGATGAATGTCATCGCCAGTCCGGGCGTGGACAAGGCCGATTTCGAGCTGTGGTCGCTGGCAGTGTCGGCCATTAATGGCTGTGGCATGTGCATCGACGCCCATGAGCACGAACTGCGTCAGGCCGGCCTCACCACCGAGCAGATCCAGGCTGCCGTACGTATCGCCTCGGTGGTCAATGCCGCCAGCGCGATCCTGCGCGCAGAAGCCGCTGCGGCGGCCTGACCGACGTCAGCGCGCCGCAATTGCATCCAGGCCGTTCTGCCCGTCCGCGTACCCCGCGGGCGGGCAGATTGCTTTTTGGAGCAGGCTTTGACAGGCGGCTAATTTGTCCGTATAGTGAGCAAATGAGCCGCGTTCTTGACCAATCCGAGCATGCACGCCGGTCCCGGGACAGGGGCCGGACGGCGCGTGCGTGGACCTGGTTCTCGCGCCGCACTATCGAGGCGGGAAGCCATTACCGCGATCTGAGCTGGCGCACGGTGTGGGTCCAGGCGCTGATGGCCTCAGGCCTTATCGTGGCCTCGCGCATTGATCCGGGCTTCGCCCTGTCGCCCTGTCGCCCTGTCGCCCTGGGCGTTGCTGGCGGGCGTGATCTGGGCGCTGCTCATCGCGCGCATCGCCATCCTGAAGGCGGCCTGACGGGCTGACATGACCGCGGGCTGACCCCTTGCGCCGCAGCGTTGACCTTCTGCGCGAGCGGCTTAGGCTGCGGCCTTATTGAACGCGGGCGGTCAATCAAAAGGGGCTCTCATGACTTGGTGGTTCGGGACCGCGCTGTGGAAGCGCGTGCTGGGCGCGCTCGCGCTGGGCGTGGTGTTTGCGCTGGGTCTCGCCCAGGTCATCGGCCAGGAGGCGGCTGCGGCGTTGATCGACGCGGCCGTGCGGCCCGTGGGCGATCTGTTCTTCAACCTCATCCGGATGCTCATCATCCCGCTCATCCTGACCACGCTGGTGGCCGGGATTGTCAGCCTGGGCGACCCCAAGAAGCTCGGCTCCATCGGCGGCAAGGCGGTGGCGCTGTATCTGGCCACGACATTCTTTGCTGTCTGGATCGGCATCGGGTTCGGGCTGGTCTTCCAGCCCGGCGCCGGGGTCAATCTGGGCGGTGCCGATCCGATCCCGGTGGATACCGACCAGCCCGGTATTATCGAGCGCCTGATCGCCATCGTGCCGACCAATCCGGTGGCGGCGATGGCCGACACCGACGTGCTGGCGGTGATCTTCTTCGCCATTCTTCTGGGCATCGGCATCATCATGGCCGGCAAGGCCGGCAAGCCGGTGGGCGATCTGTTCAGCTCCGCCGCCGATGTGGTGCTGAAAATCACGCATATCGTCATGGAAGTGGCACCGTTCGGCGTGTTCGCCCTGGTGGCCCACACCGTCGCGACCCAAGGCATCGAGGCGCTGGCCTCGGTGGCGGTGCTGATCATCACCGTGTATCTGGCGCTGATCGCCCATGCCGTGATCGTCTATGGCGGCTTCATCCGCTTTGTGCTGAACCTGCCGGTGTTCAACTTCCTGCGCGGCATCGCCGATGCCCAGGCGGTGGCGTATTCGACGGCGTCAAGCTCGGGCACCCTGCCGGTGACCATCGCCAATGTGGTGGATAATCTGGGTGTCAAGCGGTCGGTCGCCGGGTCGGTGCTGCCGCTGGGCGCCACCATCAACATGGACGGCACCGGCATTTATCTGGGCATTCTCGCGCTCTTCACGGCCCAGGCCTTCGGCTATGATCTGGACCTGATGCAATACACTATGATTGCGCTGACGGCGGCTCTGGCCTCGATCGGCGCGGCGGGCATTCCCAGCGCCGGGCTGTTCCTTCTGGCGATCGTGCTGGGCACGTTCGACGTGCCGCCCGAGCAGATCGCCATCATTGTCGGCTTCATCCTGCCGGTGGACCGGATCATGGACATGGCGCGCACCACGGTGAACGTGACCGGCGACGCCATGGTCGCCACGGCGGTGGCCAAATGGGAGGGTGAGCTGGACGAGGACCGTTTCCGTGCGCCGGCTGACAAGCCCTACACCGCACCCGACCGTGCACCGGACGTGGCGGACGCGGATCGCGACTGAACGCGTATATCTGGATTGAACGGATGACGTGCGCCTGACCGGGCTCTTGCGCGCCGGACTCAGGCGGCGTTGGAGCGCACGCTGCCAGCGATAATGGCGCCGATGGCGTCGGCGTCCGGCGCGGCGCGCACGGCCCGGCGCACATCCTCGCGCCGGAACAGGCGGGAGATCTGAGCCAGCGCCTTGAGGTGTTCTGCACCGGCGTCTTCGGGCGCCAGCAGCAGGAACACCAGATCGGCCGGCTGGCCGTCCACGGCGTCAAAGTCCACGCCCTGCTTGAGGCGCGCAAACACGCCGCACACCCGGTCCACCAGATCAGTGCGGGCATGGGGGATGGCCACGCCGTCGCCAACGCCGGTGGAGCCGAGGCGCTCGCGCTCGATGACGGCGTCCAGCACCGGCCGGCATGGCGTATTCAGCGTGCGCTGCGCCAGTTCGGCCAACCCGTGGAGGGCCTGCTTGCGGCTCGTGGCGTTCATATCCGCCACAATGCCGCCCTGCGGAATCAAGTCGATCAAGGTCATGTCCTGCTCAGCCAGACTGAAGCGCGGATCGCGCCGTCAGGCGGAGACGCTTGCGCCCGCCGCCAGCTTGGTGCCGTCTTTAGCGCTTCGCGCCGGATCAATCCAGCCCACATGTCCGTCAGGGCGCCGGTAGACGATATTGACCGCGCTGTTGACCGCATTGCGGAACATCACAAAGGGGGCGTCGGCCAGGTCCATTTCCAGCACCGCCATGGACACGGTGAGCGTACGCAGCTCACCCGCCGTCTCGGCGATGATCACCGGCTCGTCGCCGCCCACCGCGCCGCCGTCATCCTCCTCGTCCAGATCCGCGTCCACATCGGCGTCCGCAGCGCCATTGCGGCGGCCTGACTGCAGCACCCGGATCGAGGCGCTTTCCGCGGGCAGGGCCGCCTTGTTGTCGGCGTGGTGATCTTTCAGCCGGCGCTTGTAGCGGCGCAGACGCTTCTCCAGCCGCTGGGAGGCGGCCTCCGCGGCGGCATAGGCGTCCTCGCCTGACCCCGACGCCTGCAGAAAGGCGCCGGACGGCAGATGCAGCGAACAGTCGACCTTGAACCCGAACCCCTCCTTGGCGGCCACGACGAAAGCTTCGGCGGGGCGGCTGAAATACTTCGCCGCCGCGTCGGATACGCGCAGTTCGATACGCTCGCGCAGGGCGGGCGAGACGTCGATGCCTTTGGAGACGAACTGGATTTGCATGGGAACTCCCTTTGCAGCCTGTGGCCGCGCACCGCATTCGGCGCTTTCGGGCTCTCCCGCCGCGCCGGTGCGCGGCCCGCTCCCGGTCAAGGAGCGGGTATGTACGCTATC contains:
- a CDS encoding PTS sugar transporter subunit IIA, with product MIDLIPQGGIVADMNATSRKQALHGLAELAQRTLNTPCRPVLDAVIERERLGSTGVGDGVAIPHARTDLVDRVCGVFARLKQGVDFDAVDGQPADLVFLLLAPEDAGAEHLKALAQISRLFRREDVRRAVRAAPDADAIGAIIAGSVRSNAA
- a CDS encoding carboxymuconolactone decarboxylase family protein, yielding MSLDALKDSLPDYAKDIKLNLSSLARETVLDEQKKFGCFLASAYAVGEPAVVRALSAEFEGKLSPEAAGAAKAAAAIMGMNNVYYRFVHLSSSKDYKTLSARLRMNVIASPGVDKADFELWSLAVSAINGCGMCIDAHEHELRQAGLTTEQIQAAVRIASVVNAASAILRAEAAAAA
- a CDS encoding SDR family NAD(P)-dependent oxidoreductase: MTRKLVLVTGASSGIGAAFAREFASHGWDLAVVARREDKLQALAAEMKAKHGVDTLVIAADLADPAAPQAIVDAVARAGRQIDGLVNNAGAGQPGHFCQTGWDDQARFLELMVTSYLKLMHLVAPGMAERGFGRIINISSVSALVSIAKAHTRYSGTLYPGIKALLIKASEALGAEIRGQGVHVTAVAPGYTWSEFHDVNGARETVSNVPGYWMLKAEDVAAAGYDAVERGVPLRVPGAFYKFMTGLARILPDPLARALMARQEKTMDGK
- the raiA gene encoding ribosome-associated translation inhibitor RaiA, with protein sequence MQIQFVSKGIDVSPALRERIELRVSDAAAKYFSRPAEAFVVAAKEGFGFKVDCSLHLPSGAFLQASGSGEDAYAAAEAASQRLEKRLRRYKRRLKDHHADNKAALPAESASIRVLQSGRRNGAADADVDADLDEEDDGGAVGGDEPVIIAETAGELRTLTVSMAVLEMDLADAPFVMFRNAVNSAVNIVYRRPDGHVGWIDPARSAKDGTKLAAGASVSA
- a CDS encoding SDR family NAD(P)-dependent oxidoreductase; translation: MDIKGKAAIVTGGASGLGEGTARRLAAEGAKVALFDLNEARGQAVAAEIGGVFAKVNVADVDSVKAGFEIARAAHGQERIMVNCAGIGWAEKTARRSSAGDIVMHQLDKFALVVSINLVGSFNCAALSAAGMLTLDPDASGRGVIINTASVAAQDGQIGQVAYSASKGGIYGMTLPMARDLAREGVRVNTILPGFFETPIYEQMPPEVKINLASHLQFPQRFGTPAEFADLVAFMAKNDYINAECVRLDAGARMPPK
- a CDS encoding rRNA pseudouridine synthase codes for the protein MSETDDDQAGSGERIAKALAHAGVASRREVERLIAAGRVAVNGQVLDTPAFKVTPDDIITVDGKVTGPRPPTRLWRYHKPAGLVTTHADPQGRETVFAALPKELGRVISVGRLDLNSEGLMLLTNDGELARVLELPATAWTRRYRVRAFGDVDDSALARLAGGVTVEGISYGPVEVAVDRHTGSNVWLTVGLKEGKNREVRKVLSHVGLTVNRLLRTAYGPFQLGSLERGKVEEVRLSVLREQMGKLYRLGPDGHPLKAGEASAPAKTEDGVRGPGRAQRREPKGPTHADRRRRP
- a CDS encoding isoaspartyl peptidase/L-asparaginase, with protein sequence MTRTTARPALVLHGGAGVLAERSYDVEITHLRNLAEEGRAALEAGADALDVVCDMVRAMEISGLYVAGKGSAPNQAGRYELDAAVMDGRARRAGAVSALEGYLSPVDAARAVMEHTPHVLLAGAGAAHFAREHGLAPVRDPDGYYISAAAPDNRAIPTGTVGAVALDASGALAAATSTGGTLKKVWGRVGDTPIIGSGTWADERVAVSCTGQGEFFMRANAAADVSARVRYAGADLEAAVKGALDDVGHLGGEGGIIAVDASGAVSAQYNSPGMKHAIVHPGGRITASVK
- the rsmD gene encoding 16S rRNA (guanine(966)-N(2))-methyltransferase RsmD, producing MRIVAGVHKGRPIAAPRGMTTRPTSDRARESLFNKLVHAPWAPDLTGARVIDVFAGSGALGFEALSRGAGFVLFVETDPGARGAIRTNVEAFQAFGVTKLHKGDAVALGPKPDKLGPPFALALLDPPYGKGLGERALAKLHAGGWLAEGALAVLETGAAEEPDLTGWDVLDTQDSGAARFWFVTRG
- a CDS encoding peroxiredoxin, producing MLGIGDKLPEFEVTGVKPKFNAHEENGQSAFEPITHESFPGKWKVIVFYPKDFTFVCPTEIVAFAQLNGEFADRDAVVMTGSTDNEFCKLAWRREHADLRSLDQWQFADPTGSLVDALGVRSPEGAAYRYTYIIDPHGEIQHVYANNLNVGRNPEDTLRVLDALQTDDLCPCNRQVGGDTLAA
- a CDS encoding dicarboxylate/amino acid:cation symporter gives rise to the protein MTWWFGTALWKRVLGALALGVVFALGLAQVIGQEAAAALIDAAVRPVGDLFFNLIRMLIIPLILTTLVAGIVSLGDPKKLGSIGGKAVALYLATTFFAVWIGIGFGLVFQPGAGVNLGGADPIPVDTDQPGIIERLIAIVPTNPVAAMADTDVLAVIFFAILLGIGIIMAGKAGKPVGDLFSSAADVVLKITHIVMEVAPFGVFALVAHTVATQGIEALASVAVLIITVYLALIAHAVIVYGGFIRFVLNLPVFNFLRGIADAQAVAYSTASSSGTLPVTIANVVDNLGVKRSVAGSVLPLGATINMDGTGIYLGILALFTAQAFGYDLDLMQYTMIALTAALASIGAAGIPSAGLFLLAIVLGTFDVPPEQIAIIVGFILPVDRIMDMARTTVNVTGDAMVATAVAKWEGELDEDRFRAPADKPYTAPDRAPDVADADRD
- the tadA gene encoding tRNA adenosine(34) deaminase TadA; this translates as MSDAHDYAFMGRALARAQAAASAGETPVGAVIVDPATGEVIAEAGNAPISGLDPTGHAEILALRAAAQAIGNYRLTGLTLYVTLEPCAMCAGAISHARIGRLVYGAHDVKGGAVANGPRFFTQPTCHWRPEVTSGVRSEEAAALLKEFFRARRRSKASEA
- a CDS encoding hydrogen peroxide-inducible genes activator, with translation MSTLLPTLRQLRFLVALADHGTFSRAAEMSHVTQPSLSAAIKELEGILNATLVERSARGAALTPAGETAVARARVVLTEAEDLVHAARAAGQPLTGPFRLGVIPTIAPFLLPRALPDLRKRFPALELFLREDLTHRLVDALKDRRLDAAVIALPYEADGLETQVLMADEFLFAAPPDHPLSRVETLTTGMLAGVQLLLLEDGHCLRDHALTVCAASPERRGAGRSDFAATSLHTLIQMVRSGLGATLLPRMAVDAGLADQMDLTIRPFDPPVVGREIGLVWRKGSARADETRTLANAIRDELAAAPNLALATPPSGHPARSARPSA